A single window of Nostoc sp. KVJ3 DNA harbors:
- a CDS encoding DUF5906 domain-containing protein, with protein MNTLEMQSAPGLLDHGATPNISEPPKIAQSAPIKQELAARNTKTASVENKRLEDTPKKTNASRTQQAFEKFDIRNFQDQLSPSKAKNKFICPVCGGNDLSIVPETGKYRCFNNCECKDIREAIKPWAEVVAERAGANYTPSLNRLAAKPKRILPKPAPIPDGELALVMLTQAATDIPQTQNITCKLPKGIPGNATQTIYPYSQTQWVIRYEWADYIKEKGKDKSFRQWHRLPDGTPEMRKGDEPWKAYRIDEAIAASKSVNVTPALLQHEGEGCVEVGREHGLAGITFQGSGWDKKTITPEYQLLKDSGIGLIVFLHDADDTGLKKLQTCQECAAEVGIAFIGINPHDICPDLPYKSSDIKEILGQMETPEFIRRLEQEIHAAVAQRSQQAQVNVSDDDDQNPVVAFTQQAFQALYGDKNWICAADKLYYHTGNHYKHSPDSTERKRIYDFCNSFVVENEQGKKSCPYASPSSVKKVLEWVKMGTEIDPELINPPGVNCTNGIVRVEWEGRDFTIRLDPHTPQDYFIYEPLIEYDPSADDTYCEQLLACLDKPQQEIFLRNIAASLDLQTVRKFRGREVKAMFAIGLGSNGKDALRECVSTIYGKNGLTSVSLGDFQSYDEGRKFGLAPLIYSRVNWASENPQTSRIDRLQSLKLFVTGDTLHCEQKGKDHIEFSSNAIGIFNLNETPAFQGVIQAIKDRIAILEFRKTFVDNPSPNNPNEIKGDPRFRYDPEFIRTHVAPAFLNRMLKALSNLVESGINYECTTDAFHNLQRENNHLFDFILSANIGYVPDGEITARALWSMLEQHYIHNGTLTIDEGNRRTWIDQVRPSDKNVKGINQIIPRISQLFPKAVKGTRYCDIAKRNIPVLKGIGILEVTRTTLDETRTTSAPLSAPETSQNQDFRTTRTTFSDLHENNIEESEMKIQSLPIPMEKEEYATSTGAGDAEPLQDKENCCGESCGNGADQLESGAGMPTEDQAAIAAPIASDTVSVKAESEFSYSLLQIEKDGGDIAGFVGCQVEVRGSNGSIKFAGEMTNFNLKNGIVTVLTEFGNRDAHFCEAFVIA; from the coding sequence ATGAATACGCTAGAAATGCAAAGTGCGCCCGGACTGTTAGATCATGGCGCAACCCCGAATATTTCTGAGCCGCCTAAAATAGCACAATCTGCCCCAATTAAGCAAGAGTTAGCAGCACGCAATACCAAAACTGCCAGTGTAGAAAATAAACGCCTTGAAGATACACCAAAAAAAACTAATGCCTCAAGAACTCAACAGGCATTTGAAAAATTCGACATCCGAAATTTTCAAGATCAGCTCTCACCGTCCAAAGCTAAAAATAAGTTTATTTGTCCAGTTTGTGGCGGTAATGACTTATCTATTGTCCCAGAAACCGGGAAGTACAGATGCTTCAATAATTGTGAGTGTAAGGACATCAGAGAGGCAATTAAACCCTGGGCTGAAGTGGTGGCAGAAAGGGCAGGGGCTAATTACACTCCATCCCTAAACCGTTTGGCTGCGAAGCCCAAGAGAATCTTGCCTAAACCAGCACCAATTCCAGATGGTGAATTAGCACTGGTGATGTTGACCCAAGCGGCGACTGACATACCCCAAACTCAAAACATAACTTGCAAGCTACCAAAGGGAATACCAGGGAATGCAACACAAACAATCTACCCTTACTCACAAACCCAATGGGTAATTCGCTATGAATGGGCGGATTATATCAAAGAGAAGGGAAAAGATAAATCCTTCCGCCAATGGCACAGGCTTCCAGATGGCACTCCAGAGATGAGAAAAGGGGATGAACCCTGGAAAGCTTACCGCATTGATGAAGCGATCGCCGCTAGTAAATCAGTGAATGTCACCCCGGCACTACTCCAGCATGAAGGCGAGGGATGCGTAGAAGTTGGTCGGGAGCATGGTCTTGCTGGGATTACGTTTCAGGGTAGTGGATGGGATAAAAAGACTATCACCCCAGAATATCAACTTCTAAAAGATTCAGGCATAGGATTAATCGTTTTTCTGCACGATGCCGACGACACTGGCTTAAAGAAACTCCAGACCTGCCAGGAGTGTGCAGCCGAAGTGGGAATTGCATTTATTGGAATAAACCCTCACGACATCTGCCCTGATTTACCATATAAATCAAGTGATATCAAAGAAATCTTGGGGCAGATGGAAACACCAGAATTTATCCGTCGGTTAGAGCAGGAGATTCACGCGGCCGTAGCGCAGCGATCGCAACAAGCACAGGTAAATGTAAGTGATGATGACGACCAAAATCCGGTTGTAGCCTTTACCCAGCAAGCTTTTCAAGCTCTCTACGGCGATAAGAACTGGATTTGTGCTGCTGATAAGCTTTACTACCACACTGGCAATCATTATAAACACTCCCCAGATTCCACAGAACGCAAAAGAATCTACGACTTTTGCAATTCCTTTGTGGTCGAGAACGAACAGGGTAAAAAGTCTTGTCCCTATGCTTCACCTAGTTCAGTCAAGAAGGTTTTGGAATGGGTAAAAATGGGGACAGAAATTGACCCAGAACTAATCAATCCTCCTGGCGTAAATTGCACTAATGGGATAGTCAGGGTTGAGTGGGAAGGCAGGGATTTTACAATAAGATTAGACCCGCATACGCCCCAGGACTACTTCATTTATGAACCGTTAATTGAATATGACCCGTCGGCTGACGATACATATTGTGAGCAACTTTTAGCTTGCTTAGACAAGCCACAACAAGAAATATTTCTGAGAAATATTGCTGCATCCCTTGACCTTCAAACTGTTAGAAAATTTAGAGGCAGAGAGGTAAAAGCAATGTTTGCAATTGGTCTTGGTTCTAATGGTAAAGATGCTCTGCGCGAATGTGTATCAACCATTTATGGGAAAAACGGATTAACTTCTGTTTCTTTGGGTGACTTTCAATCTTATGACGAAGGCAGAAAATTCGGACTAGCCCCACTTATATATAGTCGAGTTAACTGGGCTTCTGAAAACCCACAAACATCTAGGATTGATAGACTTCAAAGTTTAAAATTATTTGTCACTGGAGATACACTACATTGCGAACAGAAAGGGAAAGACCATATAGAATTCTCTTCTAACGCAATAGGTATTTTCAACTTAAACGAGACTCCCGCATTTCAAGGCGTAATACAAGCAATCAAAGATAGGATTGCAATTTTAGAATTCAGGAAAACCTTTGTAGATAATCCTTCGCCAAATAATCCAAACGAGATAAAAGGCGACCCCCGATTTCGCTACGATCCAGAGTTTATTAGAACGCATGTTGCCCCAGCATTCCTAAATAGAATGCTAAAAGCTCTCAGCAACCTTGTAGAGTCAGGTATCAATTATGAATGCACAACCGACGCTTTCCACAACCTTCAGAGAGAGAATAATCATCTTTTTGACTTCATCTTAAGCGCAAATATAGGTTATGTGCCTGATGGGGAAATTACCGCACGGGCTTTATGGTCAATGCTGGAACAGCACTATATCCATAATGGAACGCTGACCATAGATGAGGGCAACCGCAGAACGTGGATCGACCAAGTTCGTCCCAGCGATAAAAACGTGAAGGGCATCAATCAAATAATCCCACGCATCTCTCAACTCTTCCCCAAGGCTGTCAAGGGAACTAGGTACTGTGACATTGCTAAAAGAAACATTCCAGTACTCAAAGGCATTGGCATTTTGGAAGTTACCCGCACCACATTAGACGAAACCCGCACCACTTCCGCACCACTTTCCGCACCAGAAACCTCGCAAAATCAGGACTTCCGCACCACCCGCACCACTTTTTCAGATTTACATGAAAATAACATTGAAGAGTCAGAAATGAAAATTCAATCGCTTCCTATCCCAATGGAAAAAGAAGAATATGCCACCTCAACTGGTGCGGGTGATGCGGAACCCTTGCAGGATAAGGAAAACTGCTGCGGTGAGTCCTGCGGAAATGGTGCGGATCAACTAGAAAGTGGTGCGGGTATGCCAACTGAGGATCAGGCAGCGATCGCCGCGCCAATTGCATCCGATACTGTTTCGGTAAAAGCTGAGTCTGAGTTCTCATACTCACTGTTGCAGATTGAAAAAGACGGCGGGGACATCGCAGGGTTTGTTGGTTGTCAAGTTGAGGTTCGAGGGAGCAATGGTAGCATCAAGTTTGCTGGGGAGATGACTAACTTCAACTTGAAGAATGGGATTGTCACTGTGTTGACGGAATTTGGGAACCGAGATGCCCATTTTTGCGAAGCCTTCGTGATTGCCTGA
- a CDS encoding NACHT C-terminal helical domain 2-containing protein: MSQFTRIPAVSLQEHFTIKWLTSLNSKELANKVADQRWQEVVKQLVKSQQPADKLVRLIKKAIDQSIKSEPVLQNFLTWVFKKSGSIQANYKPVAIRAFYFALEYFYTRDLAQDFASDPIFVLDIALQFDIADDILSKLNLGLSNNFYFNHNLNLIAEYNSTIFDDLTITLHLISTLINYHSRGRTHTHDLEGLNYEQAYNLGFYENFQEDLFNELEQELNLDLIDGLDNNLALDCKNLFNRTAMNAFNHTQAEKLDQLEQALSTPRIADLEFPQWWQTYGNQWVKELRQLIIKHCDIGHDWQFSYAQKKQLQHYYDVNKFLVDLINIQGAVSDTTCIEIENTLLLPWEELQRRF, encoded by the coding sequence GTGTCCCAATTTACCCGTATCCCGGCTGTATCCCTTCAGGAGCATTTCACGATTAAATGGCTGACCTCACTTAATTCTAAGGAATTAGCTAACAAGGTTGCAGATCAGCGATGGCAAGAAGTCGTTAAACAACTTGTAAAATCGCAACAGCCAGCTGATAAGTTAGTGCGGCTGATCAAAAAAGCTATTGATCAATCAATTAAAAGTGAACCAGTATTGCAAAATTTCTTAACCTGGGTTTTTAAAAAATCAGGCTCTATCCAAGCAAACTATAAACCAGTAGCGATTCGAGCCTTTTATTTTGCCCTGGAGTACTTCTATACTCGTGACCTTGCCCAAGACTTTGCATCTGACCCCATTTTTGTACTCGATATTGCCCTTCAATTTGACATTGCTGATGATATTTTATCCAAGCTTAACCTTGGTCTTTCCAATAACTTTTACTTCAATCACAATCTTAATCTTATTGCTGAGTACAACTCCACTATATTTGATGACCTCACTATTACCCTTCATCTTATTAGTACCTTGATTAATTATCACAGCCGTGGTCGTACCCATACTCATGACCTTGAAGGTTTAAACTACGAGCAAGCCTATAATTTGGGCTTTTACGAAAATTTTCAAGAAGACCTTTTCAACGAACTTGAACAAGAACTTAACCTTGACCTTATCGATGGCTTAGATAATAACCTAGCATTGGATTGCAAGAATCTCTTTAATCGTACTGCTATGAATGCTTTTAACCATACACAAGCAGAAAAGCTAGACCAACTAGAGCAAGCACTGTCTACACCCCGTATTGCAGATTTGGAGTTCCCGCAATGGTGGCAGACGTATGGTAATCAGTGGGTTAAAGAACTTCGTCAATTGATAATAAAGCATTGTGATATTGGTCATGATTGGCAATTCAGCTATGCACAAAAAAAACAACTCCAACACTATTACGATGTCAACAAATTTCTCGTCGACTTGATAAATATTCAGGGGGCTGTCAGTGACACTACCTGCATCGAAATTGAAAACACCCTGCTGCTTCCTTGGGAAGAACTTCAACGGCGTTTTTAA
- a CDS encoding ATP-binding protein codes for MNYLSEKHKQLSESQQSGLMLWFGRLPMDKKAVAIGLSLTVGISSAAMAWQGTSSDRIYFCIKTPSKTLVCRDKDNRPFRMTPFYWQEWKLSGMPPQVVRDPAMGVNGLVKATNPYKPFWAFGGFLGFALAGWMLRHCQSEEKQRAVFEDIAQKRDAAKAEMAARSELLESYRDVAIAEVQLQADLDLIANDRTVDITKAEIYAHTEIEVTQMEATDAIFEAQTAGMSEEQKAEYIKQLREMKTPYLQGSQTLQGTIDPNDKVTGADSQAIAPTDKYRWIKNTIGYPTLIFGGMGAGKSWTTREIIWKKVQAGWNIVALDPHGTQVEWRGVRLITGYKEIAEFMQWYMDEMRQRYEDYRKSGMTEEQWTERLRNSGKMLSVICEEFTTWTDNIIEPMPDDCEDEKWKPDPDFIGKWFRCAMTESRKQLMIPLFVAHDRTMEILAKAKGLSKLRDAALLEVELIATIDPITTEAKASGRGRIKLPGHGQWIDIELPKLDHKRIDFRLDSPVPQAGESPTQPQLSTDHKTAERIWQLEFNLEKPPADSSPTQSLTPIAQSLLQFLQRTSRTSAVIQEIQPNFKVKGQRFSSEELKRLFNELVENSLAVWLDANTIEISDFQTDGQNGQN; via the coding sequence ATGAACTATCTATCTGAGAAACATAAACAGTTATCCGAGTCACAGCAATCGGGTTTAATGTTGTGGTTTGGTCGCCTACCGATGGACAAGAAAGCTGTCGCAATTGGGCTGAGTTTAACTGTGGGAATTAGCTCGGCAGCAATGGCTTGGCAAGGAACCAGCAGCGATCGGATCTACTTCTGCATCAAAACCCCTTCAAAAACATTGGTGTGTCGGGATAAAGATAACCGACCGTTTCGCATGACCCCCTTCTACTGGCAAGAATGGAAACTGTCTGGAATGCCCCCTCAAGTAGTGCGTGACCCAGCAATGGGCGTTAACGGACTCGTGAAAGCGACTAACCCATATAAACCGTTTTGGGCGTTTGGGGGATTCCTGGGGTTTGCGCTAGCTGGGTGGATGCTGCGGCACTGCCAATCGGAAGAGAAGCAGAGAGCAGTTTTTGAAGACATTGCCCAAAAACGGGATGCTGCAAAAGCAGAAATGGCCGCACGTTCCGAGTTGTTGGAGAGTTACCGAGATGTTGCGATCGCAGAAGTCCAACTACAAGCCGACTTGGATTTAATCGCTAATGATCGCACTGTTGATATCACCAAAGCCGAGATTTACGCCCACACTGAGATTGAAGTTACCCAGATGGAGGCAACTGACGCAATCTTTGAGGCGCAGACGGCTGGGATGAGTGAAGAACAGAAGGCGGAGTATATTAAGCAGTTGCGAGAGATGAAAACGCCCTATCTACAAGGTAGCCAGACTCTACAGGGGACGATTGACCCCAACGATAAGGTTACTGGGGCAGACAGCCAAGCGATCGCTCCCACTGACAAATATCGCTGGATCAAAAACACTATCGGCTACCCCACTTTAATCTTTGGTGGCATGGGTGCTGGTAAATCCTGGACTACCAGAGAGATTATCTGGAAGAAAGTACAAGCTGGGTGGAACATCGTAGCGCTTGACCCGCACGGCACACAGGTCGAGTGGCGAGGTGTGCGGCTGATTACTGGCTACAAAGAAATAGCCGAATTCATGCAATGGTACATGGATGAAATGCGCCAGCGCTATGAAGATTACCGCAAGAGTGGCATGACTGAAGAACAGTGGACAGAACGGTTAAGAAATAGCGGCAAGATGCTATCAGTTATCTGTGAAGAATTTACGACATGGACAGATAACATAATTGAGCCAATGCCGGACGATTGTGAGGATGAAAAATGGAAGCCCGACCCTGATTTTATTGGTAAATGGTTTCGGTGTGCCATGACCGAATCTCGCAAACAATTGATGATTCCTTTGTTTGTAGCTCACGACCGCACAATGGAGATTTTAGCCAAAGCTAAAGGACTATCAAAACTTCGGGATGCTGCATTGTTGGAAGTAGAACTAATTGCAACTATTGACCCAATCACCACAGAAGCAAAAGCCAGTGGTAGAGGTAGGATTAAGCTACCTGGGCATGGGCAATGGATTGATATTGAACTGCCTAAGCTCGACCACAAGCGAATTGATTTTCGGCTTGATAGCCCAGTGCCACAGGCAGGAGAAAGCCCAACTCAACCCCAACTTTCCACCGATCACAAAACAGCAGAGCGCATCTGGCAACTCGAATTTAATTTAGAGAAGCCCCCAGCAGACTCTAGCCCAACCCAATCACTAACACCCATTGCCCAATCGTTGCTGCAATTCCTCCAGCGCACTTCTCGAACATCGGCAGTCATACAGGAGATACAGCCCAACTTTAAGGTAAAAGGTCAACGGTTTAGTTCGGAGGAGTTGAAGCGACTGTTTAATGAGTTGGTTGAGAACAGTCTGGCCGTCTGGCTAGATGCTAATACCATCGAAATCAGCGATTTTCAGACAGACGGACAGAACGGACAGAATTAG
- a CDS encoding NACHT domain-containing protein, producing the protein MLPLLDGLDEVAPERQNLCVRQINGFLAGESAPRYAVVCSRIEEYENYKTTLQLNGAVYLKGLSDQQIQNYLTKVRRQELWDLIARSPELLAFLRTPLLLSIAVLTYPQNTTEQWQQLQTANDQLQYLLDGYVEQMLHRPFEIESSPYRRRIPPTPRQTLHWLIWLAWQMEKVNQTEFLIREIPPYIVFYILPLDQQKKYWVIVGLIGGFVGGLGVELIYGWMPGLSVGLILGMGVGLSGGLNARPNGGLIALMRLPILMMRCLCVRLTDGLVCWLSFGLIFGLVMGLPLGLFTMMNGLIYGLPLLGIPSWSFLGLFIGLFGGLFGGLSLGLLFGVQFLLVGMLGMSDDYAQHFMLHLFLYQSKLIPWNYARFLDYCTERLFLQRGGRYLHPQTAARPLRSNGVQTEIGRYNSFTRRRL; encoded by the coding sequence GTGCTGCCCCTTCTGGACGGATTGGATGAGGTGGCTCCAGAACGGCAGAATTTATGTGTTCGGCAGATCAATGGCTTTCTGGCTGGAGAATCTGCACCGCGCTATGCGGTGGTGTGTAGCCGGATTGAAGAGTACGAGAACTACAAGACTACTCTGCAATTAAACGGGGCGGTTTACTTGAAAGGGTTGAGCGATCAACAAATTCAGAACTACCTGACCAAGGTTAGACGGCAGGAGTTATGGGACTTGATCGCCCGCAGTCCCGAATTGTTAGCGTTCCTGCGTACCCCTTTGTTACTCAGTATAGCAGTACTTACCTACCCTCAAAACACAACGGAACAATGGCAGCAATTGCAGACCGCAAACGATCAACTTCAGTACTTGCTGGATGGGTATGTGGAGCAAATGTTGCATCGGCCGTTTGAGATTGAGAGCAGTCCCTATCGCAGGCGCATACCACCTACGCCCAGACAGACTCTTCACTGGTTAATCTGGCTGGCATGGCAAATGGAAAAGGTTAATCAAACAGAGTTTTTGATTAGGGAGATCCCCCCTTACATTGTGTTCTATATACTTCCGCTTGATCAACAAAAGAAGTATTGGGTGATTGTTGGACTAATTGGTGGGTTTGTAGGAGGGCTAGGTGTTGAGTTGATTTATGGGTGGATGCCTGGGTTGAGTGTTGGACTGATTTTAGGAATGGGTGTTGGACTGAGCGGTGGGCTGAATGCTAGACCGAATGGTGGACTGATTGCTTTGATGCGTCTCCCGATTTTGATGATGCGCTGCCTGTGTGTTCGACTGACAGATGGACTAGTGTGTTGGTTGTCTTTTGGGCTGATATTTGGGCTGGTTATGGGGCTGCCTCTTGGACTTTTTACAATGATGAATGGACTAATTTATGGGCTGCCTCTTCTTGGGATACCTTCATGGTCTTTTTTGGGGCTGTTTATAGGGCTGTTTGGAGGGCTGTTTGGAGGGCTGTCTTTGGGGCTATTATTCGGGGTGCAATTCCTGCTTGTTGGAATGCTTGGAATGAGTGACGATTATGCCCAACACTTTATGTTGCATCTTTTTCTTTACCAAAGCAAACTCATCCCCTGGAACTATGCCCGTTTCCTCGACTACTGCACCGAGCGATTATTCCTCCAGCGTGGTGGTCGTTACCTTCATCCACAAACTGCTGCAAGACCACTTCGCTCAAATGGAGTTCAAACGGAAATAGGAAGATACAACTCTTTCACGAGGCGAAGGTTATAA
- a CDS encoding ParM/StbA family protein, which yields MVDLASSPTLGTLAPSLTPASWDCGNGYSKLHFPQGEILIPSYFKQVIETDSNDYESLGNGAVVEYLQGERSDLSGSKWLIGETAEIYCKQSFGRIVDDFRNKITYGLQMLLGAIAQTPRQQSYNLFLVASLHDSQAFAHDLKKALQGKHIVKFDGKDIVNVDITCQITEEGVGALLVSRAPGQQKVALIDLGHGTTITSIFEGNKLLQNSRKIDTVGVHHLCETIANNLQTRRHLGKPANPHLIREGMSKNFVYGTTNWEFSSIYSSELKGWLASCLVPAWKHLQSRADDLDAIYLVGGGAMLPSVSAIASRQGIAQIPNSQTANAIGLLKLAVASLKKV from the coding sequence ATGGTAGATTTGGCATCAAGTCCCACATTAGGGACATTAGCCCCATCGTTGACCCCTGCTTCTTGGGATTGTGGCAACGGGTATTCTAAACTACATTTTCCCCAAGGAGAGATACTTATTCCCTCCTACTTTAAACAAGTCATTGAAACGGACTCTAACGACTACGAAAGCTTAGGCAACGGTGCGGTAGTCGAATATCTTCAAGGCGAACGCTCTGATCTATCTGGCTCTAAGTGGTTGATTGGAGAGACTGCCGAAATTTACTGTAAGCAGTCATTTGGGCGCATTGTTGATGACTTTAGAAACAAGATTACTTATGGGCTGCAAATGCTCTTAGGTGCAATTGCTCAAACTCCTAGACAGCAGAGCTATAACTTGTTTTTAGTCGCTTCATTGCATGACTCTCAAGCCTTTGCCCATGATCTAAAGAAAGCCTTGCAAGGTAAGCACATCGTCAAGTTTGATGGCAAAGACATTGTAAACGTTGATATCACCTGTCAAATAACAGAGGAAGGTGTAGGAGCATTGTTAGTTTCCCGCGCTCCTGGTCAGCAGAAAGTCGCGCTCATTGACCTGGGGCATGGAACTACTATCACCTCAATATTTGAAGGCAACAAACTATTACAAAATAGTCGCAAGATTGACACAGTAGGCGTTCACCATCTTTGTGAGACGATAGCGAATAACCTCCAAACCCGTCGCCACCTTGGTAAACCAGCTAACCCTCATCTGATCCGAGAGGGGATGAGCAAGAACTTTGTTTATGGAACCACCAATTGGGAGTTTTCAAGCATTTACTCATCGGAACTCAAGGGATGGCTTGCATCTTGTTTAGTGCCTGCGTGGAAGCATTTGCAATCCCGCGCTGATGACCTGGATGCTATTTACCTTGTGGGTGGCGGTGCAATGCTGCCATCAGTTAGTGCAATCGCATCTAGGCAAGGAATAGCACAGATTCCTAATTCCCAGACTGCTAATGCAATTGGGTTACTGAAATTAGCTGTTGCATCACTAAAGAAGGTTTAA
- a CDS encoding NACHT domain-containing protein, producing MSQPPDNFEQQPDVNSTQQADSSISQNVVQGNQNRAVQGNDNQAVLGDGNTVVQGNNNLMFVIKELIFGQQTTPVGNPERPKNERILLAAVKEEVTARLRQSLHNAVLINLGKESQPQQVKRPWDAEIKIGLKPAVPLSDTTTILEVFDSQEIAGKLLILGEPGAGKTTTQLELARELIKRAEEQPDYPVPILLNLSSWQNKRPKLEKWLISELKSKYGVRPSISKQWLESRLILPMLDGLDEVSLHQQPFCVEAINQFLKNENRPPYLVVCSRIENYNAYTNLLLLNGAISLHGFTNSQIQLFLERVELDNFWNFLHNNSVLLELLSNPLLLSVTILVFPQLSENDWKQITSSENFRQRLLDAYIHQMFTRSLKQSLFKQESLPTIKETCLKLCWVAQNIQLQGRSDFLIEDMQPDLLSKSYQKVLYRLILVVLCGIIGQFISWVIILLVITLNLAFNDKKDNQKHHINSFEDIKSIIEQDIKQAEEYLKSGNSSKWLVAMLIIAFCVIATASSSCNSLLEFAKTNLLVFIYINEIQYFCKNIDFIFNCSGFIIGAMTGFNIGLKRIETLEYLKFPLKKEEFKRFGNGFIKGFIYGLSSGISRGRDIVSGFIILVSAIVLIISLIIAASSGFWYLILIAFLVPILILILGLVLGLALGLVRGFILGLILGLRVDVNSKFYPNQGIKESAKNSIYIAVILIIAICIPFFSDALVSWILAVYFLPITDGFGGLACIQHLALRITLWQSGYIPWNYARFLNYCTERLFLQRVGGRYRFIHKLLQDHFAQMEFKRN from the coding sequence ATGAGCCAGCCGCCTGATAACTTTGAACAACAGCCTGATGTAAATTCAACGCAGCAGGCTGATAGTTCTATATCTCAAAATGTAGTTCAGGGGAATCAAAACCGAGCCGTTCAGGGTAATGATAACCAAGCTGTTCTGGGGGATGGTAATACAGTAGTTCAGGGTAATAACAACTTGATGTTCGTCATCAAGGAATTAATCTTTGGGCAGCAGACAACACCAGTAGGCAACCCTGAACGACCAAAGAATGAACGGATATTATTAGCCGCAGTCAAGGAAGAAGTTACAGCACGGTTAAGACAATCTCTACACAATGCTGTGCTGATTAATTTGGGTAAAGAATCACAACCGCAACAAGTAAAACGCCCTTGGGATGCTGAGATAAAAATTGGTTTAAAACCTGCTGTACCTCTCTCAGATACCACAACAATTTTAGAAGTTTTTGACTCACAAGAAATTGCAGGTAAACTGTTAATTTTAGGTGAACCAGGAGCAGGTAAAACAACCACGCAATTAGAACTAGCACGAGAATTAATTAAACGTGCCGAAGAACAACCAGATTATCCTGTTCCTATTTTACTTAACTTATCTTCATGGCAAAATAAGCGTCCGAAGCTGGAAAAATGGTTAATCTCAGAACTAAAATCAAAGTATGGTGTTCGACCTAGTATAAGTAAGCAATGGTTGGAATCCCGTCTGATTTTACCAATGCTAGATGGATTAGATGAGGTGTCACTGCATCAGCAACCATTCTGTGTTGAAGCAATTAACCAGTTTCTTAAAAATGAGAATAGACCCCCATATCTAGTAGTTTGTAGTCGAATTGAAAATTATAACGCATACACAAATCTACTCCTTCTTAATGGAGCAATTTCTTTGCATGGTTTTACTAACTCCCAAATTCAGCTTTTTCTTGAAAGAGTTGAACTAGATAACTTCTGGAATTTTCTTCATAACAACTCTGTTCTGCTAGAATTACTTAGCAATCCACTCTTGCTTAGTGTAACTATCTTAGTCTTTCCTCAGCTTTCAGAGAACGATTGGAAACAAATAACTTCTAGTGAAAATTTCAGGCAGAGACTACTGGATGCGTACATCCATCAAATGTTTACTCGCAGTCTTAAGCAAAGTTTATTTAAACAGGAATCTCTGCCTACGATTAAGGAAACTTGTTTAAAACTATGCTGGGTAGCTCAGAATATTCAATTGCAAGGTAGGTCTGACTTTTTAATTGAAGATATGCAGCCTGATCTATTAAGTAAGTCTTATCAGAAAGTATTGTATAGATTAATATTAGTAGTTTTATGCGGAATTATCGGACAATTTATAAGTTGGGTAATTATATTATTAGTAATAACCCTGAATTTAGCCTTCAATGATAAAAAAGATAATCAAAAACATCATATTAATTCTTTTGAAGATATTAAAAGTATAATTGAACAAGATATTAAACAAGCTGAAGAATATTTGAAAAGTGGAAATTCATCAAAATGGCTAGTCGCAATGTTAATCATCGCTTTTTGTGTAATAGCTACAGCTTCCTCTTCATGTAATAGTTTATTAGAATTTGCTAAAACGAATCTATTAGTTTTTATTTATATAAATGAAATACAATATTTTTGCAAAAATATTGACTTTATATTTAATTGTAGTGGATTTATTATAGGCGCTATGACTGGATTCAATATTGGTTTAAAAAGAATAGAGACTCTTGAATATTTAAAGTTTCCTTTGAAAAAGGAGGAGTTCAAGAGATTTGGGAATGGATTCATCAAAGGTTTTATTTATGGATTAAGCTCAGGTATATCTCGTGGAAGAGATATTGTATCTGGTTTTATTATCCTCGTATCAGCCATAGTATTGATTATTTCACTAATAATAGCAGCAAGCTCTGGATTTTGGTATTTGATACTAATAGCATTTCTAGTACCGATTTTGATATTAATCTTAGGTTTAGTGCTTGGGTTGGCTCTAGGTCTAGTGAGAGGGTTTATACTTGGTTTAATTCTAGGTTTACGAGTAGATGTAAATAGCAAGTTTTACCCAAATCAAGGAATTAAGGAATCTGCTAAAAACTCTATTTATATAGCTGTTATTTTGATAATTGCAATATGTATACCCTTTTTCTCAGATGCACTTGTTTCATGGATTCTTGCTGTGTACTTTCTACCAATTACTGACGGTTTCGGTGGACTTGCTTGTATTCAACATTTAGCATTACGTATTACTTTATGGCAAAGCGGCTACATCCCCTGGAACTACGCCCGTTTTCTCAACTACTGCACAGAGCGCCTATTTCTTCAACGTGTTGGTGGTCGCTATCGCTTCATCCACAAACTACTGCAAGACCACTTCGCCCAAATGGAGTTTAAACGAAATTAG
- a CDS encoding pentapeptide repeat-containing protein — translation MPQDFSGRNLQGRNFKGRKDLAGANFSYTDIRSADFTGANLTGANFSRWSYRTKIMNKPLPYNYDK, via the coding sequence ATGCCCCAAGACTTCTCCGGTCGAAATCTCCAAGGACGCAACTTCAAAGGGAGGAAAGACCTTGCGGGTGCGAACTTTAGCTATACAGATATTCGCAGTGCAGATTTTACAGGGGCGAATCTAACAGGTGCAAACTTTAGCCGTTGGAGTTATAGAACTAAAATTATGAACAAACCACTACCTTATAATTATGATAAATAA